From Candidatus Methylomirabilota bacterium, the proteins below share one genomic window:
- a CDS encoding MlaE family lipid ABC transporter permease subunit codes for MTERFSAAAQPLPVRVVGGLGAVTLEIVQSLGRFGRFLVQALSFAVIPPIKVGRIVERIHFIGFRSLTIVILTGAFTGMVLGLQIFLVLSRFGSEAFLGPAVALALIRELGPVLCALIVTGRAGSALTAELGIMKITEQIDALTVMALNPRRYLIAPPIVAGIITFPLMAALFDVVGIFGAYLVASQLLGMSDGTYFGEMDTFVDVADIMTGFWKALSFGVIVTWVCTYKGYYCGHGAEGVARATTQAVVLSSVLILVWDYFMGSVLP; via the coding sequence ATGACGGAGCGGTTCTCGGCCGCAGCCCAGCCCCTGCCGGTGCGGGTGGTCGGGGGGCTCGGCGCGGTGACCCTGGAGATCGTGCAGTCGCTCGGCCGGTTCGGCCGCTTCCTCGTCCAGGCGCTCAGCTTCGCCGTCATCCCGCCGATCAAGGTGGGGCGCATCGTCGAGCGCATCCACTTCATCGGCTTCCGCTCGCTCACCATCGTGATCCTCACCGGCGCGTTCACCGGCATGGTGCTGGGCCTCCAGATCTTCCTCGTGCTCTCCCGCTTCGGCTCGGAGGCCTTCCTGGGGCCGGCGGTCGCCCTCGCGCTAATCCGCGAGCTCGGGCCCGTGCTCTGCGCCCTCATCGTCACCGGCCGCGCCGGGTCCGCCCTCACCGCCGAGCTCGGCATCATGAAGATCACCGAGCAGATCGATGCCCTCACCGTGATGGCGCTCAATCCCCGCCGCTACCTGATCGCCCCGCCCATCGTGGCCGGGATCATCACGTTCCCGCTGATGGCCGCGCTCTTCGACGTGGTGGGCATCTTCGGCGCGTACCTCGTCGCGTCCCAGCTCCTGGGGATGTCCGACGGGACGTACTTCGGCGAGATGGACACCTTCGTCGACGTCGCCGACATCATGACGGGTTTCTGGAAGGCGCTGTCCTTCGGGGTCATCGTCACGTGGGTCTGCACCTACAAGGGCTACTACTGCGGCCACGGCGCCGAGGGCGTGGCCCGCGCGACCACCCAGGCGGTGGTGCTCTCGTCGGTGCTCATCCTCGTATGGGACTACTTCATGGGGTCCGTGCTCCCGTGA